A window from Bacteroidales bacterium encodes these proteins:
- a CDS encoding quinone-dependent dihydroorotate dehydrogenase — MYKGFIRPLLFLIDPEKVHHLVVFFVRLLSGVPGLNNLIKKALFIKHKSLKTTVAGLHFNNKVGLAAGFDKNAEFFDEFAAFGFSFIEIGTVTPLPQPGNPKPRLFRLPEDKALINRMGFNNKGADYAAAKLRKRRTNIIIGGNIGKNTATPNEKAPQDYLTVFKTLYDQVDYFTVNVSCPNIKDLDKLQDSDSLADILGPLVKFRSEQAIRRPVFLKISPDISFRQLDETLEVYSRMGLDGIIATNTTTDRKCLSYDADFIVKTGAGGLSGLPLKQRALDIVRYICKQSEGRIPVIGVGGIMTAEDAVDMIKAGAVLVQVYTGFIYEGPLIVKRCNQAIAEYLSSRIEQPEVHYVS, encoded by the coding sequence ATGTATAAAGGATTCATAAGACCTCTTCTGTTCCTTATTGACCCTGAAAAGGTTCACCATCTTGTGGTTTTTTTCGTCAGACTTTTATCAGGAGTTCCCGGGCTTAATAATCTTATTAAAAAGGCGCTGTTTATTAAGCATAAATCGCTTAAAACCACTGTTGCCGGCCTTCATTTTAATAATAAGGTAGGATTAGCCGCTGGTTTTGATAAAAATGCTGAATTTTTCGATGAATTTGCTGCTTTTGGTTTCTCTTTCATAGAGATCGGAACAGTTACTCCGTTACCTCAACCAGGTAACCCGAAGCCAAGGCTTTTCAGGTTACCTGAAGATAAAGCCCTGATCAATCGCATGGGCTTTAATAACAAAGGAGCCGATTATGCAGCAGCCAAATTAAGGAAACGAAGGACCAATATCATAATTGGGGGAAACATAGGCAAAAACACCGCTACGCCTAATGAAAAGGCGCCTCAGGACTATCTTACAGTTTTCAAAACCTTATATGATCAGGTTGATTATTTTACTGTAAATGTCAGCTGTCCCAATATCAAAGACCTTGATAAATTACAGGACTCAGATTCCCTTGCTGATATACTTGGCCCCCTGGTTAAATTTCGGTCCGAACAGGCCATCCGCAGGCCGGTGTTTCTTAAAATATCGCCGGATATCTCCTTCAGACAACTGGATGAAACTCTTGAAGTATATTCCCGGATGGGTCTGGATGGCATAATAGCCACGAATACTACAACCGACAGGAAATGCCTCAGTTATGATGCCGATTTCATTGTTAAAACCGGAGCCGGAGGATTAAGCGGTCTGCCCCTTAAACAAAGAGCCCTGGATATTGTACGTTACATATGTAAACAATCAGAAGGCCGTATTCCGGTGATTGGTGTCGGAGGTATTATGACCGCGGAAGATGCTGTAGACATGATTAAAGCGGGAGCTGTGCTTGTCCAGGTTTACACCGGATTTATCTATGAAGGACCGCTCATCGTTAAACGGTGCAATCAAGCTATTGCTGAATATCTTTCTTCGAGAATCGAACAACCTGAGGTGCACTATGTATCGTAA